A portion of the Celeribacter indicus genome contains these proteins:
- a CDS encoding lytic transglycosylase domain-containing protein produces the protein MPTNDSGLTARDIVETGDREADLAVQADKLAVRELIAEIEREQLETLQRILDAQTSFGGQGLPAMVSGLESGSGDPDRAVAAVYGTGKIDPNPGGAQMFGDAAENIEQLIIRVAQETSDFAGVGRAGLSPVQWRALLQALIWQESRFTIGARSPVGAYGLTQIMPGTASDLGINPEYYDSPYLQVHGGARYLATQLNTFDGNIINALAAYNAGPGRVFEYGGVPPFRETQHYVQVIPERYNLYLSRIGGIDALGTIDPALLANANLSLTGHGAAFYGNNSPAAIRQAALRIADIVEQISETEDVQESVALNTYARAELVRLVAARIRLQAARTRVLSAEELAQASARMAEGAFMDFTIREIE, from the coding sequence GTGCCGACCAATGACAGTGGGCTGACCGCGCGTGACATCGTCGAGACTGGCGATCGCGAGGCTGACTTGGCCGTTCAGGCCGACAAGCTTGCCGTGCGCGAACTCATTGCCGAGATCGAACGGGAGCAGCTGGAAACCCTGCAACGCATCCTCGATGCCCAGACCAGCTTCGGCGGTCAGGGCCTGCCCGCCATGGTCTCGGGGCTGGAAAGCGGCAGCGGCGATCCCGACCGCGCCGTGGCGGCGGTCTATGGCACGGGCAAGATCGATCCCAATCCCGGCGGTGCGCAGATGTTCGGGGACGCCGCCGAGAACATCGAGCAGCTCATCATCCGCGTGGCTCAGGAGACCAGCGACTTTGCGGGTGTTGGACGCGCAGGACTCTCCCCCGTCCAATGGCGCGCGCTGCTGCAAGCGCTCATCTGGCAGGAAAGCCGGTTTACGATTGGGGCACGGTCTCCCGTCGGCGCCTATGGTCTCACACAGATCATGCCTGGCACGGCCAGCGATCTCGGCATCAACCCGGAATATTATGACAGCCCCTACCTACAGGTGCATGGCGGCGCGCGCTATCTCGCGACCCAGCTCAACACATTCGATGGCAACATCATCAACGCCCTCGCGGCCTATAACGCCGGACCCGGCCGGGTTTTCGAGTATGGCGGCGTGCCACCCTTCCGCGAGACCCAACATTACGTCCAGGTTATCCCGGAGCGCTACAATCTCTATCTGAGCCGTATCGGCGGGATCGACGCACTTGGCACGATCGATCCGGCGCTTCTCGCCAATGCCAACCTCTCGCTCACTGGGCACGGCGCGGCCTTCTATGGCAACAACTCACCCGCCGCGATCAGGCAAGCCGCCCTGCGTATTGCGGATATCGTCGAACAGATTTCCGAGACCGAGGATGTGCAGGAGAGCGTTGCGCTCAACACTTATGCCCGCGCCGAACTCGTGCGTCTCGTGGCCGCCCGCATCCGGCTTCAGGCCGCCCGCACCCGCGTGCTCTCCGCCGAAGAGCTGGCCCAGGCCAGCGCCCGCATGGCCGAAGGCGCGTTCATGGATTTTACGATCAGGGAGATTGAATGA
- a CDS encoding type IV secretion system DNA-binding domain-containing protein — protein MPRDDAPDAALDPRTMTPEWYARETRLAHMLPYVSLVDDQTVRTRVNELFRCIRLEGINSYTTDDAYLDKVTALFARIVAQLGPEFSYYVHKVSKAIKPDLDPIREDSFAGEVDRRWRAKLETSGLRDKTLTLTVIHRPPPKSLLPHLGRSAPDRLKEETRKRLQRLGEAVNVFLSGLTELKPRLLSAASGELVGFLGALNTGTELPLYPANTYGFLSVNVANTRVTFHGDHFELSEGVVGHRYGKSFTIGEYSEGTSCTMFDMLNLPVDMIVTHSFTPINSNLMAGRIKRQKRQMQASQDAALSLLEALDIAADDLEAKRQSFGEHHMVVTLFCDTLEELQTLSAEIVNAAATEGVKMIGERVAAKAHYLSQHPGNQPKRVRASAVTNRNFADFAAFHRTQLGKPAALTPWGRVITYLPTPEQSAYRFSYHEQGSPDKEPTSGHTLIMGRPGSGKSVLSAFLMTQARRAGARIFVFDYRLGMEMAVRANGGRYASLKAGQPTGLNPLWTETDARGTAWLSDWLTTLLYRADKPLTPAQTNRIQEVVRQNAQATNPALRNWRDFASLFVSTDDGGDLHQRLLEWTEDGRYGWIFGQSLEDTFSLKGDVVGFDLTGILDSEADKERMAVLSYLFRRVEREIEDRHPTIIVIDEAWKALDNAYFAERLSNWLVTARKQNTVAVMMTQYASQLERTRTGKTIVEAVPTQILLPNIRAHAADYAMLNLYEKELDVLLNTGSDSRLALIRDDQGSIVIDADLSALGPNLTILGGMEKGEALVGADYRDRPDFWRLS, from the coding sequence ATGCCCCGTGATGACGCCCCTGATGCTGCGCTCGATCCCCGCACGATGACGCCAGAATGGTATGCGCGCGAGACCCGCCTCGCGCATATGCTGCCCTATGTGAGCCTCGTCGACGACCAGACCGTGCGCACCCGGGTCAACGAGCTCTTCCGCTGCATCCGGCTCGAGGGGATCAACAGCTACACGACGGACGATGCCTATCTCGACAAGGTGACCGCCCTCTTTGCCCGCATCGTCGCGCAGCTCGGGCCGGAATTCAGCTATTACGTCCACAAGGTCTCCAAGGCCATCAAACCTGATCTCGACCCCATCCGTGAGGACAGCTTCGCGGGCGAGGTGGACCGGCGCTGGCGCGCGAAACTCGAGACCAGCGGGCTCCGCGACAAGACGCTGACGCTCACCGTCATTCACCGCCCGCCCCCGAAAAGCCTCCTGCCGCACCTCGGCCGCAGCGCGCCGGACCGACTGAAGGAGGAGACCCGCAAACGCCTGCAGCGCTTGGGCGAGGCCGTGAACGTCTTCCTTTCGGGGCTTACCGAGCTCAAGCCGCGCCTGCTGTCGGCTGCATCGGGGGAATTGGTGGGGTTTCTGGGCGCGCTGAACACGGGCACCGAGCTGCCGCTCTACCCTGCAAACACCTACGGCTTTTTGTCCGTCAATGTCGCCAATACCCGCGTGACGTTTCATGGCGATCATTTCGAGCTCTCTGAAGGCGTCGTGGGGCATCGCTACGGCAAAAGCTTCACCATCGGGGAATACTCCGAAGGCACCTCCTGCACCATGTTCGACATGCTGAACCTGCCGGTCGACATGATCGTGACGCACTCCTTCACGCCGATCAATTCGAACCTCATGGCCGGCCGCATCAAGCGGCAAAAGCGGCAGATGCAGGCGAGCCAGGACGCGGCCCTCTCGCTCCTGGAAGCCCTCGATATCGCCGCCGATGATCTCGAGGCCAAGCGCCAGAGCTTTGGCGAGCACCATATGGTCGTGACGCTCTTCTGCGACACGCTGGAGGAATTGCAGACCCTCAGCGCGGAGATCGTAAACGCCGCCGCGACTGAGGGCGTGAAGATGATCGGCGAGCGGGTCGCGGCCAAGGCGCATTACCTCAGCCAGCATCCCGGCAACCAGCCCAAGCGCGTCCGCGCCAGCGCCGTCACCAATCGCAACTTCGCGGATTTCGCGGCCTTCCACCGGACGCAGCTCGGAAAACCCGCAGCACTTACCCCCTGGGGCCGGGTCATCACCTATCTGCCCACGCCCGAGCAGAGCGCCTACCGGTTCTCCTATCACGAGCAAGGCTCGCCCGACAAAGAACCGACCAGCGGCCATACCCTGATCATGGGGCGCCCCGGGTCGGGCAAGTCGGTGCTGTCGGCGTTCCTGATGACCCAGGCCCGTCGCGCAGGCGCCCGGATCTTCGTTTTCGACTACCGCCTCGGGATGGAAATGGCCGTCCGGGCCAATGGCGGGCGCTACGCCTCCCTGAAAGCCGGCCAGCCCACGGGTCTGAACCCGCTCTGGACCGAAACCGATGCGCGCGGCACGGCCTGGCTGTCGGACTGGCTCACAACGCTGCTCTACCGCGCCGACAAGCCCCTGACCCCGGCGCAGACCAACCGCATCCAGGAGGTCGTGCGCCAGAATGCCCAGGCCACCAATCCGGCCCTGCGGAACTGGCGGGATTTCGCATCGCTGTTCGTCTCCACCGATGATGGCGGCGATCTGCACCAGCGCCTGCTCGAATGGACCGAGGACGGCCGCTATGGCTGGATCTTCGGCCAGAGCCTCGAGGACACGTTCTCGCTCAAGGGCGACGTCGTGGGTTTCGACCTGACCGGCATTCTCGACAGCGAGGCCGACAAGGAGCGGATGGCGGTCCTCTCCTATCTCTTTCGCCGGGTCGAGCGCGAGATCGAGGACCGCCACCCCACCATCATCGTGATCGACGAGGCCTGGAAGGCGCTCGACAACGCATATTTCGCCGAGCGGCTCTCGAACTGGCTCGTGACCGCACGCAAACAGAACACCGTCGCTGTGATGATGACGCAATACGCCAGCCAGCTCGAGCGCACCCGAACCGGCAAGACCATCGTCGAGGCGGTGCCGACGCAAATCCTGCTTCCGAACATCCGCGCCCATGCGGCCGACTACGCGATGCTGAACCTCTATGAGAAGGAACTCGACGTGCTTCTCAACACTGGCAGCGACAGCCGCTTGGCCCTCATCCGCGACGACCAGGGCTCGATCGTCATTGATGCCGATCTGAGCGCCCTCGGGCCCAATCTCACCATCCTCGGCGGCATGGAAAAAGGCGAGGCGCTCGTGGGCGCCGATTACCGCGACCGCCCAGACTTTTGGAGGCTTTCATGA
- a CDS encoding type IV secretion system protein VirB3 encodes MAERAPLFLGLVRPPKLLGLPIMYAMVWLFGSVLLFVWVQHIAVLGFAALLYPVLWKAADWDPRFIDVMMTALQETPPTRNRSIHGGDSYAP; translated from the coding sequence GTGGCTGAGCGCGCGCCTCTCTTTCTTGGGCTCGTGCGCCCGCCCAAGCTTCTTGGCCTGCCCATCATGTATGCGATGGTCTGGCTCTTCGGTTCGGTGCTCTTGTTCGTCTGGGTCCAGCACATCGCGGTGCTGGGTTTCGCGGCCCTGCTCTATCCGGTGCTGTGGAAGGCCGCAGATTGGGACCCGCGTTTCATCGACGTGATGATGACGGCCCTGCAGGAGACACCGCCCACGCGCAACAGGTCCATCCATGGCGGGGACAGCTATGCCCCGTGA
- a CDS encoding TrbC/VirB2 family protein, producing MRQISNLFIASLALFLVISEPALAQSIDLSPIQSLLQGIVDALTGPLGVVIATLAVLGVFLSWFFNIIDLRQALWVLVGIAGVAAAPTIVAAVFAGG from the coding sequence ATGAGACAGATTTCAAACCTATTCATCGCAAGTTTGGCCCTCTTTCTGGTCATTTCCGAACCCGCCCTTGCGCAAAGCATCGATCTCTCCCCGATCCAGAGCTTGTTGCAGGGCATTGTCGATGCGCTGACCGGCCCTCTTGGTGTGGTCATCGCCACACTCGCGGTCCTCGGGGTCTTTCTCAGCTGGTTCTTCAACATCATCGATCTGCGCCAAGCGCTCTGGGTCCTCGTGGGCATCGCCGGTGTTGCGGCCGCCCCCACCATCGTTGCCGCGGTATTTGCCGGTGGCTGA
- a CDS encoding lytic transglycosylase domain-containing protein produces the protein MVLVMESDGSLTPSRSQSSFARNYNDGIGQGSAADELAIFGSDETVPEREAMRFAARVGPAPLPRADVLNAIETTALRYASHPGLRRAELSVTDWLSLYRANIEVESAYRQDAISHAGAIGLGQLMPDTARDLGVDPRDPQQNLDGSARYLAMMLETFGDPHLALAAYNAGPDAVRQHGGIPPYRETQNHVARVMAVTARLEGSNS, from the coding sequence ATGGTCCTGGTCATGGAGAGCGACGGCTCTCTGACCCCATCCCGGTCTCAGAGCAGTTTTGCTCGGAACTACAATGACGGCATCGGTCAGGGATCGGCAGCCGACGAACTTGCGATTTTCGGCAGCGATGAAACTGTGCCAGAGCGAGAAGCGATGCGCTTTGCAGCCCGTGTCGGTCCGGCACCCCTGCCCCGTGCCGATGTCCTAAACGCCATAGAGACCACGGCCCTGCGTTATGCCAGCCACCCCGGCCTAAGGCGCGCGGAGCTTTCCGTCACGGACTGGCTGAGCCTCTACCGCGCCAATATCGAGGTTGAGAGCGCCTATCGGCAGGATGCGATCTCACATGCGGGCGCCATTGGCCTTGGTCAGCTGATGCCTGACACCGCGCGTGATCTGGGCGTCGACCCGCGTGACCCCCAACAGAACCTCGACGGCTCCGCCCGCTACCTCGCGATGATGCTGGAGACGTTCGGCGATCCGCATCTGGCGTTGGCGGCCTACAACGCGGGGCCGGACGCCGTGCGCCAACACGGTGGCATTCCCCCTTACCGAGAAACCCAGAACCACGTGGCCCGCGTCATGGCTGTTACGGCCCGATTGGAAGGATCAAATTCATGA
- a CDS encoding helix-turn-helix domain-containing protein has protein sequence MAKTIRSTGQVALCQALVDARIKAGLGQEDLAVKLKCHQSLVARIESGQRRVDVVELVVLARAIGFDPFKVLAIVEAATEPDHRI, from the coding sequence GTGGCAAAGACAATCAGAAGCACAGGACAGGTGGCACTCTGCCAAGCATTGGTCGACGCCCGCATCAAGGCGGGCCTCGGTCAGGAGGACTTGGCGGTCAAGCTCAAGTGCCATCAATCACTTGTGGCGCGCATTGAAAGCGGCCAGCGCCGGGTCGACGTCGTCGAGCTGGTCGTCCTTGCGCGCGCCATTGGCTTTGACCCCTTCAAGGTTCTGGCGATCGTTGAAGCCGCCACGGAGCCCGACCACCGGATTTGA
- a CDS encoding cation diffusion facilitator family transporter, with product MPHDHGHTHIDPESGDRRVSIAIWANGLLTVAQIVGGILSGSLALIADALHNFSDMASLVIAFVARKIARRPADERMTFGYGRIEIVAALINYTTLILIGFYLIYEGGMRMIDPPEVAGWTVVILGGVALVVDTLTALLTYSMQKGSVNIRALFLHNLSDALASVAVIIGGSLIILYDMRWVDPAITIGIALYILYLAFTEIGGPIRTLMLGSPPDIDNAAVVEALRSVDGVADVHHVHLWQMEEHKAALDCHVVLTAGGWGKIEKIKAAIKDRLKEDFNIAHSSLEFEHEDRAHENADLYGHGKPEEEENRFH from the coding sequence GTGCCGCATGATCATGGCCATACCCACATTGATCCTGAATCAGGTGATCGTAGGGTCTCCATCGCAATCTGGGCCAACGGGCTTCTGACCGTCGCGCAGATCGTTGGCGGCATCCTTTCCGGCAGCCTGGCGCTGATCGCAGATGCCCTACACAATTTTTCGGACATGGCGTCACTGGTGATCGCGTTCGTTGCGCGCAAAATCGCCAGACGACCCGCCGATGAACGCATGACATTCGGCTATGGTCGGATTGAAATCGTCGCGGCACTCATCAACTACACGACCCTGATCCTGATCGGTTTCTACCTGATCTATGAGGGTGGCATGCGGATGATCGACCCGCCCGAGGTCGCTGGTTGGACGGTGGTGATCCTGGGCGGTGTGGCACTCGTCGTCGACACGTTGACGGCGCTGCTCACCTATTCGATGCAGAAAGGCAGTGTGAACATCCGTGCGCTTTTCCTGCACAACCTGTCGGACGCTTTGGCCTCTGTGGCAGTCATCATTGGAGGGTCCCTGATCATCCTCTACGACATGCGATGGGTCGATCCCGCAATCACCATCGGCATTGCCCTTTACATCCTCTATCTGGCTTTCACTGAGATTGGCGGTCCGATCAGAACCCTGATGCTCGGCAGCCCACCCGACATCGACAATGCAGCCGTCGTTGAGGCGCTGCGGAGCGTCGATGGTGTAGCGGACGTTCACCACGTGCATCTGTGGCAGATGGAGGAGCACAAGGCGGCGCTGGACTGCCACGTGGTGCTGACAGCGGGCGGCTGGGGTAAAATCGAAAAGATCAAGGCAGCGATCAAGGACCGGCTGAAGGAGGACTTCAACATCGCCCATTCCAGCCTGGAGTTCGAACACGAAGACCGCGCACACGAAAACGCCGACCTCTACGGTCACGGCAAGCCTGAAGAGGAGGAGAACCGTTTTCACTGA
- a CDS encoding transglutaminase-like domain-containing protein codes for MAPTDSYLTATRLLDFDSPSISNLVRDRGWHDLARVDRIGAVYDFVRNVIAFGYNRVDDIPASAVLTDGYGQCNTKGTLLMALLRSVGIRCRLHGFTIHKALQRGVVPELVYPLAPSEILHSWVEVETEEGWINLEGFILDAPFLQSLQKEFSETESLCGYGAGTDCLSAPPVSWNGGSTYIQKTGIVRDFGTFDAPDDFYLKYSQNFGFARDFLYRHVIRHWMNARVRRIRRGMLPKVPGLSRPNHSHEENNRAA; via the coding sequence GTGGCACCCACCGATTCCTATTTAACCGCAACAAGACTGCTGGATTTTGACTCGCCCTCAATCTCGAACCTGGTACGAGATCGTGGCTGGCATGACCTTGCCCGTGTCGACCGGATTGGCGCGGTTTATGACTTTGTCCGGAACGTGATTGCGTTCGGCTACAACCGCGTCGACGACATTCCCGCCTCTGCGGTGCTGACCGACGGCTACGGGCAGTGCAACACGAAAGGGACGCTTCTCATGGCACTGCTGCGCAGCGTAGGCATCCGCTGCCGACTGCACGGCTTCACCATCCACAAGGCCCTGCAGCGTGGCGTGGTGCCCGAATTGGTCTACCCCCTCGCACCGTCCGAAATTCTGCACTCGTGGGTCGAAGTCGAAACAGAAGAGGGCTGGATCAATCTCGAAGGCTTCATTCTGGACGCCCCCTTCCTGCAGTCGCTTCAGAAGGAATTCAGCGAAACAGAAAGCCTTTGCGGCTACGGCGCTGGAACGGATTGCCTGAGTGCGCCACCAGTCAGTTGGAACGGCGGCAGCACTTATATTCAGAAAACCGGTATCGTTCGTGATTTTGGAACCTTTGATGCGCCCGATGACTTTTATTTGAAATATAGTCAGAACTTCGGATTTGCGCGTGACTTTCTCTATCGCCACGTCATCCGTCACTGGATGAATGCCCGGGTTCGCCGCATCCGTCGTGGAATGTTGCCAAAGGTCCCTGGTCTCAGTCGACCGAACCACAGCCATGAGGAGAACAACCGTGCCGCATGA
- a CDS encoding cytochrome c biogenesis CcdA family protein — translation MFEISGVGIVAAFLGGAISFLSPCVLPLAPGYVSYIAGQPAAKSGAARSIAERARSVVLSLWFVLGFSTVFVALGAGASLLGGMLLRWKYELGLAGGFLIVLFGLVMMGAIKIPAMMRDTRPDVKVDGGSAVGAYLLGLAFAFGWTPCIGPVLGSILAVSATSGADGMALLAIYSAGLGLPFLIIALFTNEIAGRLKRIGAAGRWLYRISGGLMVLMGIGVMTGQISRLAFWLLETFPALGTIG, via the coding sequence ATGTTCGAAATCTCAGGTGTTGGAATCGTCGCGGCTTTTCTGGGTGGCGCTATATCCTTTCTGTCGCCTTGCGTCTTGCCTCTTGCACCTGGCTACGTCTCTTACATCGCGGGACAGCCCGCCGCGAAATCCGGGGCGGCGCGCAGCATTGCCGAACGGGCGCGCAGCGTGGTCCTGAGTTTGTGGTTCGTGCTCGGGTTTTCGACAGTCTTCGTGGCGCTCGGGGCCGGGGCAAGTCTTTTGGGCGGGATGCTCTTGCGCTGGAAATACGAACTCGGGCTTGCGGGTGGCTTCTTGATCGTCTTGTTCGGACTTGTCATGATGGGCGCGATCAAGATCCCCGCAATGATGCGTGACACGAGGCCCGACGTAAAAGTTGACGGCGGCAGCGCCGTTGGAGCCTACCTTTTGGGTCTTGCCTTTGCCTTTGGCTGGACGCCCTGCATAGGCCCTGTGCTTGGGTCGATCCTGGCAGTAAGCGCGACATCTGGAGCGGACGGGATGGCCTTGCTGGCAATCTACTCCGCAGGGCTTGGACTGCCGTTTCTAATCATAGCGCTCTTCACCAACGAGATTGCAGGCAGGCTAAAGCGGATCGGTGCGGCTGGTCGATGGCTCTATCGTATATCGGGCGGACTGATGGTGCTGATGGGTATCGGCGTGATGACAGGTCAGATCAGCCGCCTTGCCTTCTGGCTGCTCGAAACCTTCCCGGCCCTTGGCACTATCGGATAG
- a CDS encoding YnfA family protein, translating to MTAVLVYPLAALAEIAGCFAIWAWWRLGASPLWLVPGVAALVAFGWLLAQVDTVAAGRAFAAYGGIYIAASILWMWLAEGHRPDRWDLLGTAVCLLGAAIILAAPRGA from the coding sequence ATGACCGCAGTGCTCGTCTATCCGCTCGCGGCCTTGGCTGAGATCGCCGGATGCTTTGCCATCTGGGCATGGTGGCGTCTTGGCGCGTCCCCTCTTTGGCTTGTCCCCGGTGTAGCGGCGCTGGTGGCGTTCGGCTGGCTTCTGGCTCAGGTCGACACTGTGGCTGCGGGACGCGCCTTTGCGGCCTATGGTGGGATCTATATTGCCGCGTCCATTCTCTGGATGTGGCTCGCCGAAGGGCACCGGCCGGACAGGTGGGATCTGCTCGGCACCGCTGTATGCTTGTTGGGTGCCGCTATCATCCTCGCGGCACCCCGCGGAGCGTAA
- a CDS encoding MerR family transcriptional regulator: MLTIGTLAKKTGTKVQTIRYYEQIGLLPEPGRSAGGQRRYGDSELDRLSFVRHARQLGFSLDAIRELLDLSDHPDKSCAEADAIARRQLKQVEQRMARLEALRTELQRMVHECSGGHTADCRVLEVLRDHSECLTDHDEIGA, encoded by the coding sequence ATGCTGACAATCGGCACTTTGGCAAAAAAGACCGGGACGAAGGTGCAGACGATCCGCTATTACGAGCAGATCGGACTCTTGCCCGAGCCCGGGCGATCGGCTGGCGGTCAGCGGCGCTATGGAGATAGTGAGCTTGACCGTTTGTCTTTCGTCCGGCATGCGCGGCAACTCGGGTTCTCGCTGGACGCGATCCGTGAGCTTCTCGATCTGAGCGATCATCCGGACAAGTCTTGCGCGGAGGCCGATGCCATCGCTCGCAGGCAACTTAAGCAGGTTGAGCAACGTATGGCCCGACTTGAAGCCCTTCGGACAGAATTGCAGAGGATGGTGCATGAATGCAGCGGCGGGCACACGGCCGATTGCCGTGTGCTGGAGGTGTTGCGCGACCATTCCGAGTGCCTGACGGACCACGACGAGATCGGCGCCTGA
- a CDS encoding SCO family protein, with product MAGAAAFVFIWLLMWADYRADLAQAETEPPFFAQFELTDHRGMVQTDEDFAGRWMLVFFGFTNCPDVCPTTLSEVAAVMEGLGDEAAKVQPIFITIDPERDTPTALAGYVPLFDAGIIGLTGTPEQIAATSETFPIFFERIEEATAPGGYTMGHTSHLFLFDPRAGFANSWPYGTPAEEILADLRKRI from the coding sequence TTGGCGGGCGCGGCGGCGTTCGTTTTCATCTGGCTGCTAATGTGGGCGGACTACCGCGCCGACCTTGCCCAAGCCGAGACCGAACCACCTTTCTTTGCGCAGTTCGAACTCACGGATCATCGCGGCATGGTCCAAACAGACGAAGATTTCGCAGGGCGCTGGATGCTGGTCTTCTTTGGTTTCACCAATTGCCCCGACGTCTGTCCAACAACACTGTCCGAAGTCGCGGCCGTGATGGAGGGCTTGGGCGACGAGGCGGCAAAGGTCCAGCCGATCTTTATAACGATTGATCCGGAGCGGGATACGCCGACAGCACTTGCCGGGTATGTGCCCCTGTTCGACGCTGGGATCATCGGGCTGACCGGCACGCCGGAGCAGATCGCCGCAACATCCGAGACCTTCCCAATTTTCTTTGAGAGGATCGAGGAGGCCACCGCGCCGGGTGGATACACAATGGGGCACACATCGCACCTGTTTCTTTTTGATCCGCGGGCGGGCTTCGCCAATTCCTGGCCCTACGGCACACCCGCCGAAGAGATCCTTGCGGATCTGAGAAAGAGGATCTGA
- a CDS encoding disulfide bond formation protein B: protein MTRLSGEAALVLAWIIALIASLAVLFIGEVLGQTPCVLCWFQRAFMFPLAIVLGLGLWWQDPRVGRYGVALALGGAAVALYHIGLYVGLIPEAIQPCTATGPSCTDDNQVVFGIPIPLLALVAFTMIGMLSALSLKEKQT from the coding sequence ATGACCCGCCTTTCCGGAGAAGCGGCCCTTGTTCTTGCTTGGATCATTGCGCTTATCGCATCGCTTGCCGTGCTCTTTATTGGCGAGGTGCTTGGTCAAACGCCTTGCGTCCTTTGCTGGTTCCAGCGCGCCTTCATGTTCCCCCTGGCTATCGTTCTTGGGCTCGGGCTGTGGTGGCAGGATCCCCGCGTGGGGCGCTATGGCGTTGCGCTAGCGCTTGGGGGGGCGGCAGTGGCGTTGTATCACATCGGCCTCTATGTCGGGCTGATCCCCGAGGCGATCCAGCCCTGCACGGCGACCGGCCCCTCTTGTACCGACGACAACCAGGTGGTCTTCGGCATTCCGATTCCGCTGTTGGCGCTTGTCGCCTTCACGATGATCGGGATGCTGTCGGCCCTTTCACTGAAGGAAAAACAAACATGA
- a CDS encoding DsbA family protein produces the protein MNRRGLVLSVLAVGAAGFGGAAWYATRPQPMAEAVPVAPEVNDVLIRPYSPILGPETAPVTIVEFFDPACEACRAFYPVVKEIMAEHGDAIRVVIRYTAFHGDASVEAIRVLEAARMQDVFEPVLEAVLREQPRWASHGTPAPGLILEIAASGGLDVEAARTQMLAPGVVAVLNQDRADVEAVGVRQTPTFFVNAKPLDPFGEAELRRLVAAEVAASQS, from the coding sequence ATGAATCGACGCGGCCTCGTTCTATCCGTTCTGGCTGTTGGCGCCGCAGGTTTTGGCGGCGCGGCCTGGTATGCCACCCGCCCCCAACCCATGGCAGAGGCAGTCCCTGTCGCGCCCGAAGTGAACGATGTGCTGATCCGGCCCTATTCCCCGATCCTCGGCCCCGAAACGGCACCTGTCACGATTGTCGAGTTTTTCGATCCAGCTTGCGAGGCATGCCGCGCATTCTATCCCGTGGTCAAAGAGATCATGGCTGAGCACGGTGATGCGATCCGTGTCGTAATTCGATACACCGCGTTTCACGGGGACGCTTCGGTGGAAGCGATCCGTGTTCTCGAAGCTGCGCGGATGCAGGATGTGTTCGAACCCGTGCTGGAAGCGGTCCTGCGCGAGCAGCCGCGATGGGCGTCCCATGGCACTCCGGCACCGGGTTTGATCCTTGAGATTGCCGCAAGCGGTGGTCTGGATGTCGAAGCTGCTCGGACACAGATGCTGGCCCCCGGTGTCGTGGCGGTGCTCAATCAGGACCGCGCTGATGTCGAAGCGGTAGGCGTGCGACAAACGCCCACGTTCTTCGTCAACGCCAAGCCATTAGACCCGTTCGGTGAGGCCGAACTGCGGCGACTGGTGGCTGCGGAAGTTGCGGCCAGCCAAAGTTGA
- a CDS encoding copper chaperone PCu(A)C: MTKRSYINGLPLVLLLSGMSTPAFAGSEDVVVENAWSRASIGVNRPGAAYMTVRNTGEDTVTLTGLTTPLAVMPQIHETKTNADGVSSMAPADEITIEPGQSVALEPGGLHAMLMKLQNPMIEGETFPLTLTFSDGGEVTVEVPILGIAARGPES, encoded by the coding sequence ATGACAAAACGATCTTACATCAATGGTTTGCCCCTTGTCTTGCTACTCTCGGGCATGTCGACTCCGGCATTTGCCGGTTCGGAGGATGTGGTCGTCGAAAACGCGTGGTCCCGTGCTTCAATCGGGGTCAACCGCCCTGGTGCGGCCTATATGACTGTGCGCAACACCGGTGAAGACACGGTCACGCTGACCGGGCTTACAACACCACTGGCCGTGATGCCCCAGATCCATGAGACGAAAACCAACGCCGACGGCGTCAGTTCTATGGCGCCTGCTGACGAAATCACGATTGAACCGGGCCAAAGCGTAGCATTGGAACCGGGAGGGCTGCACGCCATGCTCATGAAGCTGCAAAACCCGATGATCGAAGGCGAGACCTTCCCACTGACACTGACGTTCTCGGACGGTGGTGAAGTGACTGTTGAGGTCCCAATTCTGGGGATCGCCGCGCGCGGGCCGGAGAGCTGA